In a genomic window of Chryseobacterium sp. G0162:
- a CDS encoding mannose-1-phosphate guanylyltransferase, with amino-acid sequence MTKIINIILSGGVGSRLWPLSRKHRPKQYLNIFGKKSLFQLTATRNISLCDRLTVIGNTDNFELSSEALQEINIQEYQQIVEASPRNTAAAIAFAAFSADKDDILLITPSDHLIEDEEEYARSVNEAIQLAKQDSIVTFGLVPTKPETGFGYIQVHGNNVLGFREKPNLETAQEFIVKGNFLWNSGMFCFKAGIFLEELKKYQPEVYTKSEIAFNARIGDKLPLRESMDIPSISVDYAVMEKTDRLKVVKSNFKWSDMGSFESLYNYLKNNGHPTDENGNMVIGSNIHTEFLGIKKSILVVTEDAILVLKREKSQDVKKICENVPANLQ; translated from the coding sequence ATGACTAAAATTATTAATATTATACTTTCTGGGGGAGTGGGGAGCAGGCTTTGGCCCTTATCCAGAAAACACAGGCCCAAGCAATATCTGAATATTTTTGGAAAAAAATCTCTTTTTCAATTGACAGCAACTAGAAATATAAGTCTATGTGACCGTTTGACTGTGATAGGGAATACAGATAATTTTGAATTGTCTTCGGAAGCTTTACAAGAGATTAATATACAAGAATATCAGCAAATAGTAGAAGCTTCACCCAGAAACACTGCGGCAGCCATAGCTTTTGCTGCATTTTCAGCAGATAAAGATGATATTTTACTCATTACACCCTCTGATCATTTAATAGAAGATGAGGAAGAATATGCAAGATCTGTTAATGAAGCAATTCAGCTGGCGAAACAGGACTCAATTGTTACATTTGGATTAGTTCCTACTAAACCGGAAACAGGTTTTGGCTATATTCAGGTGCACGGTAATAATGTATTAGGATTTCGAGAAAAACCTAATCTGGAAACTGCCCAGGAATTTATAGTAAAGGGTAATTTTTTATGGAATTCAGGGATGTTTTGTTTTAAGGCTGGCATTTTTTTAGAAGAGCTTAAAAAATATCAACCTGAAGTGTATACAAAGTCCGAAATTGCTTTTAATGCAAGAATAGGGGATAAACTGCCTCTTAGAGAAAGCATGGATATTCCATCTATATCTGTAGATTATGCAGTAATGGAAAAGACTGACCGGCTTAAAGTCGTAAAATCAAATTTTAAATGGTCTGATATGGGATCCTTTGAGTCTCTGTATAATTATTTAAAGAACAATGGACATCCGACGGATGAAAATGGAAATATGGTTATTGGAAGCAATATACATACAGAGTTTTTAGGAATTAAAAAAAGTATTTTGGTGGTTACTGAAGATGCTATCTTAGTTTTGAAAAGAGAGAAGTCCCAAGATGTGAAGAAGATTTGTGAGAATGTTCCCGCCAATCTGCAATAG
- a CDS encoding lipid II flippase MurJ: MRKQISILFFLKLLKIPVNLLLLSLTARYFGVSIEKDIWLLAFATITTLDLAIWGPINETFRTKFVFLKEKENAEYAINKTQSLLFYFICFSILGIVLIVLFNTFFAHIIAPDYNEAQLEILQKMLIYVAPALLFNQLMQIGISILNAYEIFFVAEISSFFSNILNIILLLLFVNQFGIYALAISYYISTLLLIFFILFYFYRKKIPLFNYRWNFKFDGFKMFFLFAIPFFLPYFFGQINTLLEKIFAAELGTGSVSILDFSNRVPMLLYSIVLSVVTTVVVPTLSKYYIRSERENFNSEFRKVFQLGILLIGLIIGFLVGAAPAVVDFLYDKGSISHEQLSAISEMTVLYAVALIGLFSYILFGMSLLASEKQKFYALMGMLTQVLVVLLNLFCRPILGIYTFPISIAIAHGVFAFLMSREYPFKKELRLELFKYILFILLLCLLMFCAGKYIGIGNSILKMACMGFLLCVFTLGLSVVLKIEEREVVFKAIKNKIKK; the protein is encoded by the coding sequence ATGAGAAAGCAAATTAGTATCTTGTTTTTTTTGAAATTACTCAAGATACCTGTTAATTTATTGTTGTTGTCTCTTACGGCACGCTACTTTGGAGTCAGCATAGAAAAAGACATTTGGTTACTTGCTTTTGCAACCATTACCACTTTGGATCTTGCTATTTGGGGACCGATCAATGAAACATTTCGTACAAAATTTGTTTTTCTTAAAGAAAAAGAAAATGCAGAGTATGCTATCAATAAAACACAGTCTCTTTTATTTTATTTTATTTGTTTTTCAATTTTAGGAATTGTATTAATTGTATTATTTAATACATTTTTTGCTCATATCATTGCTCCTGATTACAATGAAGCTCAATTGGAAATTCTCCAAAAGATGCTCATTTATGTAGCTCCAGCATTATTATTCAATCAATTAATGCAAATTGGTATAAGTATTTTAAATGCTTATGAAATTTTTTTTGTTGCAGAAATATCAAGCTTTTTTTCAAATATATTAAATATCATTTTACTGTTATTGTTTGTAAATCAGTTCGGAATTTACGCTTTAGCAATATCTTATTATATTTCAACATTATTACTGATATTTTTTATTCTATTTTATTTTTACAGGAAAAAAATTCCGCTTTTTAACTATCGCTGGAATTTTAAGTTTGATGGATTTAAGATGTTTTTCCTCTTTGCTATTCCATTTTTTTTACCTTATTTTTTTGGACAAATAAATACATTATTAGAAAAAATATTTGCAGCAGAATTAGGAACAGGTTCAGTTTCTATCTTAGATTTTTCTAACCGTGTACCTATGCTATTATATAGTATAGTTCTAAGTGTTGTAACAACAGTTGTGGTACCAACATTATCTAAATATTACATAAGATCTGAAAGAGAAAATTTCAATAGCGAATTTAGAAAGGTATTTCAGTTAGGTATTTTATTAATAGGGCTAATTATTGGTTTTCTGGTAGGGGCAGCACCTGCTGTCGTAGATTTTCTTTATGATAAAGGAAGTATTTCTCATGAACAGCTTTCTGCTATTTCAGAAATGACTGTTTTGTATGCTGTTGCATTAATTGGTTTGTTCTCTTATATCTTGTTTGGAATGAGTTTGTTGGCATCTGAAAAACAAAAGTTTTATGCATTAATGGGGATGCTCACACAAGTTCTTGTTGTGCTACTTAATCTTTTTTGCAGGCCAATCTTAGGAATTTACACTTTTCCAATATCAATAGCTATTGCTCATGGGGTTTTTGCTTTCCTGATGAGTAGAGAGTATCCATTTAAAAAAGAATTGAGGCTAGAATTGTTTAAATATATTTTGTTCATATTATTATTATGCTTACTTATGTTTTGTGCCGGGAAATACATTGGTATTGGTAATTCAATTCTAAAAATGGCTTGTATGGGATTCTTGCTTTGTGTTTTTACATTGGGACTAAGTGTAGTTTTAAAAATTGAGGAACGTGAAGTAGTTTTCAAGGCAATCAAGAATAAAATAAAAAAATAA
- a CDS encoding acyltransferase family protein, translating to MSVDALNPIFFVLILVVGILSSFVLQKLSNEKLEHVKYLSIDGLRGYLAFFVFIGHSAIWYFYLKNGIWTFVNSKLFYASASISVLFFFMITSFLFFLKLYDNKTKPIDWVRLYISRCTRLMPLYYFAFFFILFFVFVLSNFKLNVPPLLLIRQILQWLSFNLLGITDINACKETTIIIAQVVWSLQYEWLFYFSLPLLNLIFFRSKSNTLIFIISTILFSVFTVLLKPDVYYFYIFTGGVIAAYAVRKVNIKNPNTPFWNSILLILIFFYFLFMKVNEHQYWVAILLFAIFLLIAIGNTLFGLLTTKFSRFLGQISYSIYLLHPILLFTTFKFIIPYEFAKNLSPLEYWLIIAVLTPILISICYLTFKKIEEPIMKKTGKITSLIQKK from the coding sequence ATGAGCGTAGATGCTTTAAATCCAATCTTTTTTGTATTAATACTTGTTGTAGGTATTTTGAGTAGTTTTGTATTGCAAAAATTATCTAATGAAAAGCTTGAACATGTAAAATATCTTAGCATTGATGGATTGAGAGGATATCTAGCTTTTTTTGTTTTTATAGGGCATTCTGCAATCTGGTATTTTTATCTCAAAAATGGAATTTGGACATTTGTTAATTCAAAACTATTTTATGCAAGCGCATCTATCAGTGTTTTGTTTTTTTTCATGATCACATCATTTCTTTTCTTTTTGAAATTATATGATAATAAAACGAAGCCAATAGATTGGGTAAGGCTTTACATATCGAGATGTACAAGGTTAATGCCTCTGTATTATTTTGCATTCTTTTTTATTCTTTTTTTTGTATTTGTTCTATCAAATTTTAAATTAAATGTACCACCGTTGCTTTTAATAAGACAAATTTTGCAATGGTTGAGTTTTAATTTATTAGGAATTACTGATATTAACGCTTGTAAAGAAACAACTATAATCATTGCACAGGTTGTTTGGAGTTTACAGTATGAATGGTTATTTTATTTTTCATTACCCCTATTGAATTTGATCTTTTTTAGATCAAAGAGCAATACTTTAATATTCATTATTTCAACGATTCTATTCAGTGTATTTACAGTTCTTTTAAAACCGGATGTCTATTATTTTTACATTTTCACCGGAGGCGTTATTGCAGCCTATGCCGTTCGAAAAGTAAATATTAAAAATCCCAACACTCCTTTTTGGAATAGTATATTATTGATATTAATTTTCTTTTATTTTTTATTTATGAAAGTTAATGAACACCAGTATTGGGTGGCTATCTTATTATTTGCTATTTTTTTACTTATTGCAATTGGAAACACATTATTTGGTTTATTAACCACAAAGTTTTCAAGATTTTTGGGACAAATATCCTATAGTATTTACTTATTACATCCGATATTATTATTTACTACTTTTAAATTTATCATTCCATATGAATTTGCAAAAAATCTGTCACCACTTGAATATTGGCTAATAATTGCAGTCCTAACACCGATATTAATTTCAATTTGTTATTTGACCTTTAAAAAAATAGAAGAACCAATAATGAAGAAAACAGGAAAAATCACTTCATTAATTCAAAAAAAATAG
- a CDS encoding glycosyltransferase family 4 protein yields the protein MGKKKFHCIFPIGQNVHLVKDVGMIPYMLQKEGYYESYISFYEKPENLPYLKNEVKGLHYKPIKKVFKNEDLNIFLFLLCHFWSMNYIMMFHPSFKKILISFLFKILSFNRLKFYFKMDANDAFLNEKFYPKSINYKIRNFLYNKTGKFTVETNKVANFINEFSYINVSFLPNGFIKSSKNNTPKENRLLWVGRVSGEEKGIKYFLSALSNIDLKNWKVDIVGPYDSSFSETIDNFFLNAPGLKGKIEFTGNISSRELLDEYYAKSKIFVLTSKYESFGLVLVEALAHGNFLVSSDLLPAQEISSFGKFGELFPIGDSQKLSSILQDIIDEKMHLPSAESIMEYAEQNYDWRVLVKRLYELLESK from the coding sequence ATGGGGAAAAAGAAGTTTCATTGTATATTTCCTATCGGACAAAATGTACACCTGGTAAAAGATGTTGGGATGATTCCTTACATGTTGCAAAAGGAGGGGTACTATGAGTCTTACATCTCATTCTATGAAAAGCCTGAAAACTTGCCTTATTTAAAAAATGAAGTTAAAGGGTTACATTATAAGCCGATAAAAAAAGTTTTTAAGAATGAAGATCTAAATATTTTTCTTTTTTTGCTTTGTCATTTTTGGAGCATGAATTATATAATGATGTTTCATCCTTCCTTCAAAAAAATTCTCATTAGTTTCCTATTTAAAATACTATCTTTTAATAGGCTTAAATTTTACTTTAAAATGGATGCAAATGATGCCTTTTTAAATGAGAAATTTTATCCTAAGTCTATTAACTATAAAATTAGAAATTTCTTATATAATAAAACTGGAAAATTTACGGTTGAGACTAATAAAGTTGCCAACTTTATAAATGAGTTTTCATATATTAACGTAAGTTTCCTTCCAAATGGATTTATCAAAAGTTCAAAAAATAACACCCCAAAAGAGAATAGGCTTCTATGGGTTGGAAGAGTGAGTGGAGAAGAAAAAGGTATTAAGTATTTTTTATCTGCTTTATCAAACATAGATTTAAAAAACTGGAAAGTTGATATTGTAGGACCCTATGATAGTAGTTTCTCAGAGACGATTGATAATTTTTTTTTAAATGCTCCGGGGTTAAAGGGAAAAATAGAATTTACTGGCAATATTTCTAGTCGAGAGCTTTTAGATGAGTATTATGCTAAATCAAAGATTTTTGTTTTAACTTCAAAATATGAAAGCTTTGGCTTAGTATTGGTAGAAGCTCTCGCACATGGGAATTTTTTAGTATCCAGCGATTTATTACCAGCACAAGAAATTTCTAGTTTTGGTAAATTTGGGGAATTATTTCCTATAGGTGATTCTCAAAAATTATCTTCAATTCTTCAAGATATTATAGATGAAAAAATGCATTTACCTTCTGCAGAAAGCATTATGGAGTATGCAGAACAAAACTACGATTGGCGTGTTTTGGTAAAAAGATTATATGAATTACTAGAATCAAAATAA
- a CDS encoding glycosyltransferase family 2 protein, which yields MQNLECSIIIVNYNTCKLTLECVESIRKFSSDFTYEIIVVDNASSDESSKILSKTENIRYIQSDRNLGFGSANNMGAKSAKGQYLFLLNSDTILLENSIKKMLDFYIANQKELNIGALGCILIDEGNNFINSGGFFPKAKNYINSYLGKTIKELEISTKKESQEIDFVTGADLMISKDIYEEIGGFDENFFLYYEETDLQKRLANLGYKNYILTTTKIIHLEGGSDLGATVSNFKRTVIHQSRNRYLKKHDSKDYYKYVFLDFFATLGRLGSKKYTIKEKVDFLKANFKSY from the coding sequence ATGCAAAATTTAGAATGTTCTATTATTATTGTAAATTATAATACTTGTAAACTAACATTGGAATGTGTAGAAAGTATTCGCAAATTTTCAAGTGATTTCACTTATGAGATCATAGTAGTAGATAACGCTTCTAGTGATGAATCCTCAAAAATTCTTTCAAAAACTGAAAATATTAGATATATTCAATCTGATCGTAATTTGGGTTTTGGATCTGCCAATAATATGGGAGCAAAATCAGCAAAAGGTCAATATCTTTTTTTACTAAACTCTGATACGATCTTGTTAGAAAACTCTATAAAAAAAATGTTGGATTTCTATATTGCAAATCAAAAAGAATTGAATATTGGAGCTTTGGGCTGTATCTTAATTGATGAAGGAAATAATTTTATAAATAGTGGTGGTTTTTTTCCGAAAGCTAAGAATTATATCAACAGTTATTTGGGAAAAACGATCAAAGAACTTGAAATTTCAACAAAAAAAGAATCACAAGAAATTGATTTTGTCACAGGGGCAGATTTGATGATTTCAAAGGATATTTACGAAGAAATTGGAGGCTTTGATGAAAATTTCTTCCTATATTATGAAGAAACAGATTTACAAAAAAGATTAGCAAATCTTGGATATAAGAATTATATTCTAACAACGACAAAAATTATACATTTAGAGGGTGGAAGTGATCTGGGAGCTACTGTTTCCAATTTCAAAAGAACTGTAATACACCAAAGTAGAAATCGTTACTTAAAAAAACATGATAGCAAAGATTATTATAAGTATGTCTTCTTAGATTTTTTTGCAACGTTGGGAAGGTTGGGGAGTAAGAAGTATACAATCAAAGAAAAGGTTGATTTTCTAAAGGCAAATTTTAAATCTTATTAA
- a CDS encoding glycosyltransferase, which produces MKNDIVFIDTNSIGNFHEIFNTAFFKILEKNYDSITYISSDSCIEAITKILNDKALSYDQSKIHFKKIKVLKGSQSYHIFLRKLLASFLLFFLLIKNRKEKIILANLNEFSTLYLNSLVNIFDIKLGIITHGELEYMIQDVPKNKPIFLYKSLLKHFFKNKISENIQILTLGKSIEDNLKQIFPVNSKIIKSIEHPYFFDSNAVSESSDSNIIRMGIVGTVGENKGMSDFIKLSQHLESSIHQGVIEFHVIGKHNYNIENYPLLRFLAKPNTSIPTKEYNDAIQKLDFILFFYNENQYRLTASGAIFDAINHNKPIIALKNSYFNHVFSYGKVGYLCENIEEMKDIIKDVVDKKNVNFDLRIEFEKIKNIFDWKHIVLPLIIKNN; this is translated from the coding sequence ATGAAAAATGATATTGTTTTTATCGATACAAATTCAATAGGGAATTTTCATGAGATTTTTAATACAGCTTTTTTTAAAATTTTAGAAAAAAATTATGATTCAATAACCTATATATCATCAGATTCTTGTATTGAGGCAATTACGAAAATTTTAAATGACAAAGCATTGTCATATGATCAGTCTAAGATTCATTTTAAAAAAATTAAAGTTTTAAAGGGAAGCCAGTCTTATCATATTTTTTTAAGAAAACTATTAGCAAGTTTTTTATTGTTTTTTTTACTTATTAAAAATAGAAAAGAAAAAATAATTTTGGCTAATTTGAATGAATTTAGCACTTTGTATCTGAATTCATTAGTCAATATTTTTGATATAAAATTAGGGATAATAACCCATGGGGAATTGGAGTATATGATCCAAGACGTACCCAAAAATAAACCGATATTTCTTTATAAAAGCTTATTGAAACATTTTTTTAAAAATAAAATATCGGAAAACATACAAATATTAACATTGGGGAAATCTATAGAAGATAACCTTAAACAAATATTTCCCGTTAATTCCAAAATTATTAAGAGCATTGAGCATCCTTATTTCTTTGATAGCAATGCCGTGTCTGAAAGTTCGGATTCTAATATAATTAGAATGGGAATAGTAGGTACTGTGGGTGAAAACAAAGGAATGAGTGACTTTATTAAATTGTCACAACATTTAGAAAGTTCCATTCATCAAGGCGTAATTGAATTTCATGTTATCGGAAAACATAATTATAATATTGAAAACTATCCGTTGTTACGTTTTTTAGCAAAGCCTAACACTTCGATACCTACCAAAGAATATAATGATGCCATTCAAAAATTAGATTTCATTTTGTTTTTTTATAATGAAAATCAATATCGCTTAACAGCAAGCGGTGCCATTTTTGATGCAATTAATCATAATAAACCAATAATTGCCTTAAAAAACAGCTATTTTAATCATGTATTTTCGTACGGAAAAGTAGGGTATCTTTGTGAAAACATAGAAGAAATGAAAGATATTATAAAAGATGTTGTGGATAAAAAAAATGTAAATTTTGATTTACGAATTGAATTTGAGAAAATTAAAAATATTTTTGATTGGAAGCATATTGTTTTACCCTTAATTATAAAAAATAACTAG
- a CDS encoding EpsG family protein produces MYLYLIFYIIAFLSFIELNIGKRFGKPVMLFFILLFFCLSFLRWERGSDWEAYKFIFENIGSNEYLKNSYEFLFSKLNVIVYDLTGNLSVLLFCEGAIIFFCFYYILKKYSDGLLISLLVWLSLSIASIFFTRQAIAIAVCVFSFHYIFQRKLLLYLLVVFIAMLFHKSAFIFLPAYWIYTLKLSRKQVIIIVASSFALTLVASSLLAIVASSGLGSVSERGTLYLESGSDEAFGSAYSPMETMIRGVIYRLGLLAIFIVYFFDKYEKEEKFRGIFNLYLISVVLFILFVPISVALIRFSGYYEIFQIFLFPVLVSLTKNKIYKNMLMLLMIIYLGFKFSGVISAYEDLYIPYKSIFNKEFPVKVG; encoded by the coding sequence ATGTATTTATATCTTATTTTCTATATAATAGCATTTCTAAGCTTTATTGAACTCAATATAGGTAAGCGTTTTGGCAAACCTGTGATGTTATTTTTTATACTCTTATTTTTTTGCTTGTCTTTTCTCCGATGGGAAAGAGGCTCAGATTGGGAAGCCTACAAATTCATATTTGAAAATATTGGATCTAATGAATATTTAAAGAATAGCTACGAATTCCTTTTTAGTAAACTTAATGTAATTGTTTATGATCTAACAGGAAATCTTTCAGTGCTGTTATTTTGTGAAGGCGCTATTATATTTTTTTGTTTCTACTATATACTTAAGAAATATTCAGATGGCTTACTCATATCTTTGTTGGTTTGGTTGAGCCTTTCCATTGCGAGTATTTTCTTTACAAGACAAGCCATAGCAATTGCTGTGTGTGTGTTTTCTTTTCATTATATTTTTCAACGGAAACTATTACTGTACTTACTAGTAGTTTTCATTGCAATGCTTTTTCATAAATCGGCCTTCATTTTTCTACCTGCATACTGGATATATACTTTAAAATTATCCAGAAAGCAAGTAATTATAATTGTTGCTTCCAGTTTTGCTTTAACCCTTGTTGCAAGTTCACTTTTAGCAATAGTAGCGAGTAGTGGTTTGGGATCTGTTTCTGAAAGAGGTACTTTATACCTGGAATCAGGCTCTGATGAGGCATTTGGTTCTGCTTATTCGCCCATGGAGACAATGATAAGGGGAGTTATTTATAGATTAGGACTATTGGCCATTTTTATTGTGTATTTTTTTGATAAATATGAAAAAGAAGAAAAATTTAGAGGTATTTTCAATCTTTATTTAATAAGTGTTGTACTATTTATCTTGTTTGTTCCTATTTCAGTTGCATTGATTCGTTTTTCTGGATACTACGAAATTTTCCAAATATTTTTATTTCCAGTACTCGTTTCTTTGACAAAAAATAAAATTTATAAGAATATGTTGATGCTATTGATGATTATTTACTTAGGCTTTAAATTTAGTGGAGTGATTAGTGCTTATGAAGATCTATATATTCCTTATAAGTCAATTTTTAATAAAGAGTTTCCTGTCAAAGTCGGATAA
- a CDS encoding glycosyl hydrolase family 28-related protein translates to MKNICLIILFFNITFCFSQDVKYMSINDAVQNSKNINVTDKVFLLDQNVNEVFTFEKYENSLPKNYKADQVIFINIKGQLYKRNFSGNVNAKWFGSKGDGKNDDVAGIQKAIDYLAAFDGGTLFIPKGIYKTSKVIEVRDPFISITGEGINATVINCLADGIRLSPYKDVSSAKVSELSIRGSNKPSTTGLILNNSNFYFLEKLRISNFDIGIKGNTAVNNKIRDFFVGACRKGIVFENGSYFTSITDGIITGCSEIGIEEKGSRLMIQRVDIEQIGTLRNKGYAEGGIAIMCGASTEVRDCHIETTEIGFGLTGPGNVIIDNCYLGSGKYGVKQINNDVINGNYFFNNMRFVNFETDFYIPKVSIYNISEGCLAFTSQGGAKNLKIIAAKEFGILRKLKYNTNRNYEIESNVNTILNNNVIN, encoded by the coding sequence ATGAAAAATATTTGTTTAATCATTTTGTTTTTTAATATCACATTTTGTTTTTCTCAAGATGTTAAGTATATGTCAATTAACGATGCTGTACAAAATAGTAAGAATATTAATGTAACAGATAAAGTTTTTCTTCTTGATCAAAATGTAAATGAAGTGTTTACTTTTGAAAAATATGAAAATTCACTTCCTAAAAACTATAAAGCAGACCAGGTTATTTTTATTAATATAAAAGGACAATTGTATAAAAGAAACTTTTCTGGAAATGTTAACGCAAAGTGGTTTGGCAGTAAAGGAGATGGTAAAAATGATGATGTTGCAGGTATTCAGAAGGCAATAGACTATCTTGCGGCTTTTGATGGTGGAACCCTATTTATTCCAAAAGGAATCTATAAGACAAGTAAAGTGATTGAAGTGAGAGATCCCTTTATCAGCATTACTGGAGAAGGAATTAATGCAACGGTTATCAACTGTTTAGCGGATGGTATCAGACTTTCACCTTATAAAGATGTTTCAAGTGCTAAAGTAAGTGAATTAAGTATTCGTGGATCTAATAAACCTTCTACAACCGGTTTAATCCTTAATAATTCAAATTTTTATTTTCTTGAAAAACTAAGAATTTCAAATTTTGATATTGGAATTAAAGGAAATACAGCTGTCAATAATAAAATACGTGACTTTTTTGTTGGTGCATGTAGAAAAGGAATAGTTTTTGAAAATGGAAGTTATTTTACATCAATTACTGATGGAATAATTACAGGTTGTTCGGAAATAGGAATAGAAGAAAAAGGTTCAAGATTAATGATACAGAGAGTAGATATTGAGCAGATTGGTACTCTTAGAAATAAAGGATATGCAGAAGGTGGAATCGCCATTATGTGTGGTGCATCAACAGAAGTACGGGATTGTCATATTGAAACTACCGAGATAGGATTTGGTTTAACTGGCCCAGGCAATGTAATCATAGATAATTGTTATCTTGGCTCAGGAAAGTATGGAGTAAAACAAATTAACAATGATGTAATTAATGGAAATTATTTTTTTAATAATATGCGATTTGTTAATTTTGAAACTGATTTTTATATTCCGAAGGTTTCCATTTATAATATTTCCGAAGGATGTTTAGCATTTACAAGTCAGGGCGGTGCGAAAAACCTTAAAATAATTGCTGCTAAGGAATTTGGTATTTTAAGAAAACTAAAATACAATACGAATAGGAACTATGAAATAGAGTCGAATGTAAACACAATTTTGAATAATAATGTTATTAATTGA
- a CDS encoding glycosyltransferase, with the protein MLLIDALYINNGGGKVLLDYLVQKLVDHKLEVFYLFDERCSNDFGYIPSDRKQYLKASLSNRHRFYKNNSQKFTKVFCFGNLPPTLQLNIPVYTYLQQRLFLTIPKEFNISQRLLFRVKSFIFSKFLKNTNFLLVQSNLMKESFLKKYTFNADNVVTLPFYPNEDLINKENQREADSYIYVSAGTPHKNHIRLLNAFCKFYDETKRGKLYITVDLGTFISLGEFIQEKINQGYPIVNLGFVKREQLIERYNKTEYLVFPSLEESFGLGIVEAIECGCKVIGANLPYMFQVCEPSVTFDPFEEKSIYLALVESIKNNVHSTQQIIKNEINQLIKLLN; encoded by the coding sequence ATGTTATTAATTGATGCTTTGTATATTAACAATGGTGGGGGGAAAGTTCTTCTTGATTATTTAGTTCAGAAGTTAGTGGATCATAAATTGGAAGTTTTTTATCTCTTTGATGAAAGATGTTCAAATGATTTTGGCTACATTCCATCTGATCGAAAGCAGTATTTAAAAGCATCCTTATCTAACAGACATAGGTTTTATAAGAATAATTCTCAAAAGTTTACTAAAGTATTCTGTTTTGGAAATTTACCTCCAACGCTCCAGCTAAATATACCGGTCTATACCTATCTTCAACAAAGACTATTTCTTACTATTCCGAAAGAATTTAATATTTCCCAAAGATTATTGTTTAGAGTAAAATCCTTTATTTTTTCTAAATTTTTGAAGAATACAAATTTTCTTTTAGTGCAAAGCAATTTGATGAAAGAAAGCTTTTTGAAAAAATATACATTTAACGCTGATAATGTAGTAACACTGCCATTTTATCCAAACGAGGATTTAATAAATAAAGAAAATCAGAGGGAAGCTGATTCATATATTTATGTAAGTGCAGGTACCCCGCATAAAAATCATATTCGGTTATTAAATGCATTTTGCAAATTTTATGATGAAACAAAAAGAGGGAAATTATATATAACAGTGGATCTTGGCACATTTATTTCTCTGGGAGAATTCATTCAAGAGAAAATAAACCAAGGATATCCTATCGTTAATTTAGGATTTGTTAAAAGAGAACAGTTAATAGAACGATATAATAAAACCGAATATTTAGTTTTTCCATCTTTGGAAGAAAGCTTTGGGCTAGGTATTGTAGAAGCTATAGAGTGTGGCTGTAAAGTGATTGGGGCTAATTTACCTTATATGTTTCAGGTATGCGAACCAAGTGTTACTTTTGATCCTTTTGAAGAAAAAAGTATTTATCTCGCATTGGTAGAAAGTATAAAAAATAACGTACATTCAACACAGCAAATCATTAAAAATGAAATAAATCAATTGATTAAATTATTAAATTAA